One window from the genome of Musa acuminata AAA Group cultivar baxijiao chromosome BXJ1-4, Cavendish_Baxijiao_AAA, whole genome shotgun sequence encodes:
- the LOC103980158 gene encoding F-box/kelch-repeat protein At1g55270 has product MERAAPESLANSRGVVRVQAPPVDSVSCYCKVDSGLKTIIGARKFVPGAKLCLQPEIMPNGPRSRNSRRERSRNQEPLVPGLPDDLAIACLARVPRVDHQNLRFVCKRWNRLLSGNYFYSLRKKLGMAEEWVYVIKRDRGRRISWHAFDPIHQLWRPLPPVPADYSEAVGFGCAVLSGCYLYLFGGKDPSKGSMRHVVFYNARTNKWHRAPDMIRKRHFFGSCVINNCLYVAGGKCEGGQRTLHSAEVYDPSRNRWTSIAEMNTGMVPFFGVVYDGKWFLKGLNSHCQLVSQVYIPTANTWSTANSRIITGWHIPSILLNGRLYASDCRDGCKLRVFERTTDSWNKFMDSKHHLGNSQVFEAASFVSLNGKLGIIRNNMSISLVDVTDPGNSVETNSARAWETVVEKGKLKNIVTSLWSSIAGRSNFKGRIVHCQVLQA; this is encoded by the coding sequence GTTGATTCTGTGTCATGCTATTGTAAAGTAGATTCTGGCCTGAAAACAATTATCGGGGCCAGAAAATTTGTTCCTGGAGCGAAGTTATGTCTTCAACCTGAAATTATGCCAAATGGACCAAGATCAAGAAACTCACGCAGGGAGAGGAGCAGAAACCAGGAACCTCTAGTGCCTGGCCTTCCTGATGATCTTGCTATTGCTTGTCTGGCTCGGGTTCCCCGAGTTGATCACCAAAACCTTCGATTTGTATGCAAGAGATGGAACCGGCTTCTGTCTGGAAATTACTTCTATTCCCTCAGAAAAAAACTTGGAATGGCAGAGGAATGGGTGTATGTCATCAAAAGAGACCGTGGTAGAAGGATATCCTGGCATGCATTTGATCCAATCCATCAGCTCTGGAGGCCACTTCCACCTGTTCCCGCAGATTATTCTGAAGCAGTTGGCTTTGGTTGTGCTGTTCTTAGTGGTTGTTACCTCTACTTATTTGGAGGTAAAGATCCATCAAAGGGTTCAATGAGGCATGTCGTCTTCTACAATGCTCGGACAAACAAATGGCACAGAGCTCCAGATATGATTCGGAAGCGCCATTTCTTTGGCTCTTGTGTTATAAATAATTGCCTTTACGTTGCTGGTGGGAAATGTGAAGGTGGTCAAAGAACTCTTCATTCAGCTGAAGTTTATGATCCTAGCAGGAATAGATGGACATCCATCGCTGAAATGAACACCGGGATGGTGCCTTTCTTTGGGGTTGTTTACGATGGTAAATGGTTTCTGAAAGGGCTCAATTCTCACTGTCAGCTTGTGAGCCAAGTCTACATACCCACTGCCAACACATGGTCCACAGCGAATAGTCGAATAATTACAGGATGGCATATTCCCAGCATTTTATTGAATGGAAGGCTATATGCTTCAGATTGCAGGGATGGCTGTAAGCTTAGGGTATTTGAAAGAACTACAGATTCATGGAACAAGTTCATGGACAGCAAACATCATCTTGGAAATTCTCAGGTCTTTGAGGCTGCATCATTTGTTTCTCTTAATGGGAAGCTCGGCATCATCCGAAACAACATGAGCATTAGTCTTGTTGATGTCACAGATCCAGGAAATAGCGTAGAGACAAATAGTGCCCGTGCGTGGGAGACTGTTGTCGAGAAAGGCAAACTCAAGAACATCGTAACAAGCTTATGGTCATCTATTGCAGGTCGTAGCAACTTCAAGGGTCGAATTGTTCACTGTCAGGTGCTGCAAGCTTGA